In Bacillus sp. 2205SS5-2, a single genomic region encodes these proteins:
- the smpB gene encoding SsrA-binding protein SmpB has translation MPKGTGGVIAQNKKARHDYAVEETYEAGIVLKGTEIKAIRGGRVNLKDSYARIQNGELFILNMHISPYEQGNIHNHEPLRMRKLLLHRYQINKLIGDLKEQGYSLIPLKMYIKDGYAKVLLGLARGKKKYDKREDLKRKEANRSIQRELVQRQKGTI, from the coding sequence ATGCCAAAAGGAACCGGTGGGGTAATAGCCCAAAATAAAAAGGCCCGACATGATTATGCTGTCGAAGAGACGTATGAAGCAGGGATTGTTCTAAAAGGAACAGAAATTAAAGCGATTCGCGGAGGCCGAGTGAATTTAAAAGATTCGTATGCACGGATTCAAAATGGGGAACTGTTCATACTCAATATGCATATTAGTCCATATGAACAAGGAAATATTCATAACCATGAACCGTTACGTATGAGAAAGCTCTTGCTTCACCGTTATCAGATTAATAAACTGATTGGTGATTTGAAGGAACAAGGATATTCATTGATTCCACTAAAAATGTATATTAAAGATGGCTATGCAAAGGTTTTACTTGGACTTGCTCGGGGTAAAAAGAAATACGACAAACGCGAAGATTTGAAGAGAAAAGAAGCAAACCGTTCGATTCAACGTGAGCTTGTGCAGAGACAGAAGGGGACAATTTAG